The nucleotide window ATCGGTTTTGTCGGCGGCCGCGACATCCCCGTCATCCGCAACTTCCTCGGCGGTTACGAGCAGGGCTCGAAATATGCCGCGCCTGACGTGAAAGTGAACTCGGTCTTCGCCGGCACCTTCGACGATCCGGCCAAGGGTAGCGAACTGGCGCTGGCGCTCTACGGCCAGGGCGCCGACATCGTCTACAACGTCGCCGGCCCGACGGGCGAAGGCGTCATGCAGGCGAGCGCTGGGGCCGACAAATACTCGATCGGCGTCGACATCGACATGTGCAGCTCGGCCCCTGGCAACGTGCTTGCCTCGATGCTGAAGCGCGGCGACGTCGCCGTCTACAGCCTGATCAAGAACGAGGTCGAGGGCAACAAGGTGGTCGCCGGCAGCACCCACACCTTCGATCTGGCCTCGGGTGGCGTCGAAGTGAAGGTCTGCGACGACATCGCACCCTCCATCCCGGCCGACGTGACCGCCAAGCTCGACGAAATCAAGAAGGGCATCGCCGACGGTTCGATCAAGGTCGACCGCGCCAAGTAAGGCGCGGCCTGCACGGAAGTCGGTTCTGCCGGCTTCCGGCATCATTTCGTCCAGGACTAGGTAGAGATGTGTCCGTCCCGGTTTGCGGGACGGATAGATCTGAAGCTGCGAGGCTATGTTGTCGACCACGTCGCCAGCCATGACGGCACCAGAGGCAGGACCTGCCGAAACCGCCGTCGAATTGATCGGTATCACCAAGCGTTTCGGTGCATTCGTTGCCAATGAGGACGTCAATCTCATCGTCAAACGCGGCGAGATCCACGCCATCATTGGTGAAAACGGCGCCGGCAAGACGACGTTGATGAACATCCTTTTCGGGTTGCTGCAGCCCGACCAAGGCACGATCCGTTTGAACGGTCAGGACATGGTGGTCGGCGATCCCGCCACCGCAATCTCAGCCGGCCTCGGCATGGTACACCAGCACTTCAAGCTTGTGCCGTCGTTGTCAGTTGCCGACAATGTTTTCCTTGGCATGGAAATCCGCCGCAACGGCTTGATCGACCATACGGCCCAGATCGAAAAGACCCGCGA belongs to Aminobacter aminovorans and includes:
- a CDS encoding BMP family lipoprotein, which codes for MKNMFRKCIIAGATLAASIGSGSAQDKVSVAAISGYFAQGFGISIVDGLNKAKGEFGIDLKLVDTGNRALDYEEQFANLAKDGQYDLIFVMGWELVDALTKASEAYPNQRFVFIDGVLDSKKIIYANFAEEQGSFIAGALAGMIENQGSAFDKIGDGKAIGFVGGRDIPVIRNFLGGYEQGSKYAAPDVKVNSVFAGTFDDPAKGSELALALYGQGADIVYNVAGPTGEGVMQASAGADKYSIGVDIDMCSSAPGNVLASMLKRGDVAVYSLIKNEVEGNKVVAGSTHTFDLASGGVEVKVCDDIAPSIPADVTAKLDEIKKGIADGSIKVDRAK